The Leguminivora glycinivorella isolate SPB_JAAS2020 chromosome 1, LegGlyc_1.1, whole genome shotgun sequence genome includes a region encoding these proteins:
- the LOC125232577 gene encoding uncharacterized protein LOC125232577, with translation MREVTWMLFLILPLVIVTPRPVQDHNGEEEKVDLNPPSELDHGEDEVISVSITSSVAVGRGRSKPREILEPDDDLIAHESASVTPAIATIETTTPSNETHEEPAPTLAGANIEFIKQLHSKKEARGTHHLEQVHPFQLQIKHHTTNDSDAHTSHAEVKEITDTHEDIANIPLGRSVALSPPSQNYIQGLSLGERGQGPRLTTVSFNILHNTPKPMSNYNERKPTPAFPERPVYSEQPKIYSQPAQVYSEPAKFYSEPAKIYSEPAKVYSEPAKVYSEPAKIYSEPAKFYSPHASLNLPPQEAPVPTPWQETQTFPSTVVDAATSTTTAQPEHGPEKNYEVDEKDSVLTDGQAHGVQEGGQECKDDSCKVGYVVEGRQYRKYRVEERTADGFIVGEYGVVRNEDGALRGVRYTADGDASPRLIYDALMKFLQL, from the coding sequence ATTCTTCCGTTGGTGATTGTGACTCCGCGACCAGTGCAAGACCACAATGGAGAAGAGGAAAAAGTCGATCTCAACCCTCCCAGCGAGCTCGACCACGGCGAAGATGAAGTGATATCCGTGAGCATCACGTCCTCCGTCGCGGTCGGCAGGGGCAGGAGCAAGCCGAGGGAGATCCTGGAACCGGACGACGATCTGATCGCCCACGAGTCCGCTTCAGTGACTCCCGCCATAGCAACCATCGAAACCACCACTCCCAGCAACGAAACTCACGAAGAACCAGCACCCACCTTAGCTGGCGCCAATATAGAGTTcatcaaacaacttcattcgaAAAAAGAAGCTCGAGGAACCCATCATCTAGAACAAGTTCACCCATTCCAGTTGCAGATCAAACATCACACCACGAACGACTCCGACGCACACACGAGTCACGCAGAAGTAAAAGAAATCACAGACACTCACGAAGACATTGCAAATATACCATTAGGTAGATCAGTAGCTCTCTCGCCACCCTCGCAAAACTATATCCAAGGTCTATCACTCGGTGAAAGGGGGCAGGGTCCGAGATTGACAACTGTTAGTTTTAATATACTACACAACACGCCCAAACCGATGTCTAATTATAACGAGCGCAAACCGACCCCGGCGTTTCCGGAGCGGCCTGTATACAGCGAGCAACCGAAAATATACAGCCAGCCGGCGCAGGTGTACAGCGAACCCGCCAAGTTTTACAGCGAACCGGCAAAGATTTACAGTGAGCCGGCGAAAGTTTACAGCGAGCCAGCAAAAGTATACAGCGAACCGGCGAAGATATACAGTGAACCCGCCAAGTTCTACAGTCCCCACGCCTCGCTGAATCTGCCGCCGCAGGAAGCGCCGGTCCCTACACCGTGGCAGGAAACACAAACGTTCCCGTCCACAGTCGTAGATGCCGCGACGAGCACAACGACCGCACAGCCGGAGCACGGGCCGGAGAAGAACTACGAAGTGGACGAGAAGGACAGCGTGCTGACGGACGGTCAAGCGCACGGGGTGCAAGAGGGCGGTCAGGAGTGCAAGGACGACAGCTGCAAGGTGGGGTACGTGGTGGAGGGGCGGCAGTACCGCAAGTACCGCGTGGAGGAGCGCACGGCGGACGGGTTCATCGTGGGCGAGTACGGCGTGGTGCGCAACGAGGACGGCGCGCTGCGCGGCGTGCGCTACACCGCCGACGGCGACGCCAGCCCCCGCCTCATCTACGACGCGCTCATGAAGTTCCTGCAGCTCTGA